A segment of the Entomomonas moraniae genome:
AGAAATAGTTGGTTTAAATTGCATAAAACGCCTCAATTACCTATAGAGGATTAGGTATATAAAATCAGAAAATCTACAGTAAAAAATAGAGTCCTAACTTTACTTACATTCAACCCTGTTTGTAAATAGTTTTTAGAAATAAACCCAACTTAATATAAGAAAGATTATTTCAAATAATTACTAATCTGATATTCAAAATAATAGACTAGCGCATTTATACCTTTAGAAAATATAATTGCTACATCAACAAATGAGATCGCAGCATAATACCATTATTCAGACTGGATCTTTAAGTGTTTTTTATAAATATACGCTACAAATAACGTAAAAATGTTACACTTTACACAAATTATATCAAAAGGCTAAATGCATCATGAGATTTCTTTTTCCCACCTGCTGCTTACTATTAACGTCGGCCTGCGTTTATAACCCTCAAACACATAACAATAACGATATCAGTGATGAAAATACGCCTAATAATGCTGATACTACTATTACAAGGTATCAAGAAGGCGACAAAACAATAGAGGAACAACGTATAAAAGGATTTCTTTATTCCGTCAAGGTTATTCCAAAAGAAGGTAAGCCTTACTATTTAATTAATGCTGATGGTGACAATGCAGCATTAAAAAATGCAGGCCCACAGCAAAAAATTCCTTCATGGACTTTATTTAATTGGTAGACTTATGAGATATATCCGCTATCTACTTATTTCTATAACTAGCCTATTATTATGTGGCTGTAGCTATTTTAAGACCACATCACAAAGTGATGTGGCTCCTTTTTATTGGCAACTTCAACAACCAAACTGTAAAGTGGAAACGCAACAAAATAATAATTGCCCAAATATTACTTATAACGGTCTTAATTTTAATAAATTCAAAAAACTAAATACGTTAATAGACAATAAGTTCTTACAAATACTCAATGCAGAAAAAACAACAACATTGGAAGAGTATTTAAAAAATAACCTAGCAAGAGCTAATAATGGTTATCACCTTAATCTTTCTGTGCAGCTAATGTCTGAAAATGATGTACTTATTGTTCTTATGCTGACATTAGAAGAAATACCATCAACAGACCAATATAATGCCCCAAAAGTTAGATTTATAAACTTTGATAAGCATAAACAAAAAGATATTACGTTAAAAGATGCCATCATTACGGATAAAACAGAAAGTTTTTGGTCAACAGCGCAAATTGCTTATAAACAATGGTTAGAAATTCAACAACTCTTAAATAATGAAACCTACCAAAAAGACTGGCCATTTATAAAAACCAATAATGCAGCCCTCCTACCAAAACAATTAATGTTAAAATACAGTGGTAATACTTTGGCACCTTATGCTATGGGGGAACCTACGCTATTTATTCCTTATGAACAGTTACACGAAATTTTAAAACCAGAATACTTACCCCATTAAAAATAAAGGTATAAACAGTGAATCAAACAAATCCTCTTTTAAGTAATTTTGACTTGCCACCTTACTCAAAAATAAAAGCTGAACATGTTGAGCCAGCAGTTGATACTCTTTTAGACACGAATAGGCAAGCAATTAATACCCTGCTAGAACAAACACCTCCGGTACTAACATGGGAAAATACGGTGTTAGCCCTAGATGAAATAGGAGAGAAACTTGGCCGCGCGTGGAGTCCTGTTAGCCACCTGAATGCAGTGATGAATAACGTGGCTTTACGTACAGCCTATGAAGCTTGCCTTCCTAAACTTTCTGAGTATTCGACAGAAATTGGTCAAAACAAACAACTCTTCGAACGCTATAAAGCGTTACAAAATAGTCCGATAGAAAAAAACTTCTCAATTGCACAACAAACAATTCTCAAACATACATTAAGAGACTTTCATTTATCAGGGATCGATCTACCACCAGAACAACAACAACGTTATGGTGAAATCCAAACACTACTTTCTGAGCTTAACAGCAAATTCTCTAATCATGTGTTAGATGCCACTCAAGCATGGACTAAACATGTGACAGATGAGCAAGTATTAAAGGGAGTACCTGATGATGCAAAGTCACAAATGGCAAAAGCGGCGCAAGCAAAAAACTTAACTGGTTGGCTAATTAGTCTTGAGTTCCCTTGTTATTATGCTGTCATTACTTATGCTGATGATAGAAACTTGCGTGAAGAAATCTACCAAGCCTATTGTACTCGCGCATCTAATCAAGGCCCTATAGCTAATCAATTTGACAATGGCCCTGTCATGGAAGAAATATTATCTTTACGCCATGAACTTGCCAAGCTACTGGGTTTTAAAAATTATGCCGAGCTCTCTTTAGCAGACAAGATGGCAGAAACACCTTCTCAAGTATTAAGTTTTTTAAATGACCTCGCGACTCGAAGCAAACCCTTTGCGGAGCAAGACTTAAAAGAACTAAAACAATTTGCAGCAGAGCAAGGTATTAACACTATACAAAGCTGGGATATTAGTTACTTTAGTGAAAAATTAAGAGAAGCTCGCTACAGTGTTTCGGATGAAGCATTACGCGTGTACTTTCCTATTAATAAAGTACTTTCTGGGTTATTTACGATTGTTAAGGCACTCTATGATATCGAAATTTCTGAGTGCTATGATTTTGATACATGGCACCCTAATGTCAGATTATTCGAAATAAAAGAACAAGGAAATACCATTGGCCATTTCTTTTTTGACTTGTATGCCCGTCCTCATAAAAGAGGGGGAGCCTGGATGGATGGCGTACGTGACCGCTATAAAAACAGTCAACAACAAATAGTCACCCCTGTTGCAAATTTAGTTTGTAACTTTATGCCTGCAACAGATGGAAAACCCGCATTACTAACCCATGACGAGGTCACTACGTTATTTCATGAGTTCGGTCATGGGCTCCATCACATGCTGACACGTATTGAATATTCTGGTGCATCAGGAATAAATGGTGTCCCTTGGGATGCTGTGGAATTACCTAGTCAATTTATGGAAAACTGGTGCTGGCAAGAAGAAAGCTTAGCACTTATTTCAGGGCACTACGAAACAGGTGAACCATTACCCAAAGACTTATTACAAAAAATGTTAGCCGCTAAAAACTTTCAAGCAGGCTTTATGATGATAAGGCAGCTTGAGTTCTCTCTATTCGATTTTGAACTGCATACACACTATGATGAAAATCAATCAGTAGAACAAGTGCTTGCCGATGTAAGAAAGCGTGTTTCTGTTATAATCCCACCAAGTTACAATCGTTTTGCTAATAGCTTTTCACATATTTTTGCAGGGGGCTATGCAGCTGGTTACTATAGCTACAAATGGGCAGAATTATTATCAGCAGATGCTTTTTCTCGTTTTGAAGAGGAAGGGATCATGAATCCCCAGACAGGCCGTTTATTTCGTGAAACCATTTTAGCAAAAGGAGGCTCAGAAGAACCAATGGATTTATTTATTGAGTTCCGTGGCCGAAAACCCATGATTGAACCATTATTACGTCACTCTGGTTTTTTACAAGAGATAAATAAATGATAACACCTAAGCGATTTATTGCAGGGGCTATTTGCCCCTCCTGTAAAGAAATTGACAAACTTGTCATGTGGTCAGAAGATAATCTACCTCATAGAGAATGCATGGCCTGCGGCTTCACTGATATTTTTGATGAGCATAAAGAAAAGTCAAACGCCCCTCTCGAGCCGAATACTCGTATCACACCACAGGAGTTCATTGCAAAAAAGGAAAAAATCATTCAATTTTTCCCCAACCCTAAACTGAATAGAAAACCACATTGAATTAATACTATGAAAATAAAGCTTTACCTTAATTTTCATAATACTTCAAGCACTACTAAATATTAATGTATTTCATCATAAACTTAGCATTATTATATTAAAATAGTTAAATTTATAGTGAACCTTATTATCACAAATAGTAAGGTTTATGAATATGGTGCTTATGAGCCTTAAAATATACCATGGAAGTATCAGCTAAAACCTATTTAGAACGTAAAAATAGTTATATAAAATATTATATCGCCTTTGTTTATCTTTTCTTATACAAATCTCAATCTAATTTTGAGACAAAAAAATCACTTTATGATTTACGAATGAGTCTCATGTTTGGTATATTCCCTCGTATGCTTTATAGCTTTTTTTTAACAATTTACTTCGTTAGCAAAAAAGCTATATTAATGATTACAGCAACAGTAGTGTGGTTACTTGCAACTATTATCTTATTATTTATGACTTTACTTAATACAAGTCACAAGATAATTGAGTATACGGTGAGTTGCTAAATTGAAATCTATATTGAAAGGATTACTGCATGTTGTGGTATAGTTGTATTATTGTTACGGCACTGGTTATTTACACTATATTACTCTATGGTTCAACCATTTATGCCTCACTAAACAATACTAATATTTCATCTCCTTTCCTTAGAAAGCTATTTTATGGGCTGTCTTTTACAGCATATAGTAGTGGCTGGATTTATTTAGGGGCACTTGAGTCTGCAGATAATGAACCATGGACTTACTTGCCACTTTTCTTAGGCCCCTTTATAGTTTTTATTTTTTTTCATCGTTTTTTTACTAAAATTCTCGTCATTAGTCATAAAGAAAATATTCCCTCTATCCCTATTTTTTTAGAAAAACGTTATGGTAATTCTAAAGCATTAGCCATTGTCATCACATTGGTGTGCATTATTATTTTTATCCCTTATATTGCCTTGCAATTAAGGGCTGTTATTACTCTACTTTCTGTCACCCTTGAATACGATAGTGACTACTCAATAACTGCCATTAACTATATAGTCCTAGCTGTCACCATATGCCTAGTTTTTTTAATCATTATTATTTCTGGCAGACAAGAAAATCTTGTTCAGAATAAATACAAAAGCTTGTTATTCATTGCATCAATCAGTGCTTTTTTAAAAGTCATCGCATTTATAGTTATTGCTCTTCTCGCTTGCTATCTATTTTATAAGAGCTTCTCGTCTCAAAACTTAGCCATTGATTTTTACTCCATGACTAAATCTATATTTTTTAAAAATTTTAATTTAGCTGAGTTCATATTTCAAACAACAATCTCCATGATGGCTGGTATTTGTATTATTTATCTTTTCCAAACCAATATTGCCAAAGAACAAAAGGTAAAAGATTTTTATGCTGCACGGTGGATATTCTTATTTTATTTATTGATTATTGCGCTTAGTACAATCCCTATTATCATTATTGGTCATTTAATGATTAAAGACATTGGTAATGAGTATTGGCTTATTGTTCTGCCTATATACGAAAAGTCTAGTATATTAATCCTTATAACTGTACTAGGAGGTTTTGCGGCCACAGCTGGTACTACTATTGTTTGCTGTTTTTCTCTATCTCGAATAATAAACCAGACTTTTTTTAGTAACTATTCATTATCGTTGTCTAGCCCCTCTTTCTTTCAACTGCAAACATTTCGTTGGCTATCGATTATTACCATCTTGATGTTAGCGTTCGTTTGTCACTTGTGTCTATCTTATCAAACAACATTAAGCGATATTGGCTGGATATCTTTCGCGGGACTTATTCAACTATTTCCAGCAATGCTGGGAGCACTTTATTGGCGATCGGCTAATAAACAAGGTGTTATCCTCGGTATTTTGCTTGGTATTAGTTTTTGGGCTGCCACATTATTACTTCCATTACTTTTAAAACATGACATTTCACAATTTCCTACGAACTCTATTTTAGAATGGATTGCAGAATTACTCCCATTCCATCTGTCTTACATCACTTTTTGTACCACATTGGCTTTCCTTATCAACTTCACCGTTTTTTTTACATTTTCATTACTATCAAAAAAACGTGTTGTTGAGTATTGGCAGGCCACAAAATTTATTAACCAAAATGGCTACAAGCAAGGCTCAAATGCTTTTGTAGTCACGGTAGAAGACTTACTTCTTATTGCCGCTAGATTTATTGGTGATAAAAAGACGTTAACTCTCTTTGAAAACTTTGCAAGAGAGCAAGAAGTACCATTAGTTTTAAATAATAAAGCAACACCTGAGCTCATTTACTACACAGAGCATTTACTTGCTGAAAAACTCGGAAGCTCAACAGCTAGAGCGATGGTTGGCTCAGCTATTGAAGGTAAAGAAATGCAAATGGAAGATGTCTTATTAATTGCGGATGAGGCTTCTGAAGTTTTGCGTTTTAACCGCTCTTTACTACAGGGCGCATTAGAACATATCGATCAAGGAATTAGTGTTATTGACAAATCGTTACAGCTTGTCTTTTGGAACCAAAGTTACATGGATCTATTCGATTACCCTGAAGATTTTATAACCGCAGGAAAACCTGTTGGTGATATTATTTATTACAATGCCACAAGGGGTATGTGTGGTTCTGGTACCATCGACGAAATCGTCATTAAGCGATTAAAATGGTTATCATTAGGCTCCCCCCATAAATCAGAACGTGTATTTCCAAATGGCCGCGTCATTGAGATCATTGGTAATCCAATGCCAAGTGGTGGATTTGTAACTAGCTTCACTGATATTACCGCCTACCGTGAAGCAGAAAGAAAACTTCAAGAGTCAAATGAGTTGCTAGAACAACGTGTTGATGCAAGAACTAAAGAACTTTCTGAGCTTAATACTGCGCTCATAAAAGCAAAAAGCCATGCTGAACAAGCTAATGAATCAAAAACTCGCTTTTTAGCTGCTGTTAGCCATGATCTAATGCAACCATTAAATGCTGCCAGACTATTTGCATCTTCCCTCTCTCAGGAAGCGCTACCAGCATCGGCAAACTCTCTCATCGATCATTTGGAGCTTTCATTATCTTCTGCTGAAGAGCTTATTTCTGATTTATTAGACATATCTCGCTTAGAAAGTGGGCGCATCGTACCAAAAAATGAGACCGTTTCTTTGGCTATACTATTTGATACCATTAATAAAGAGTTCTCTGCTTTAATACCTGAAGATATTTCATTTAAAGCCCATATTTGCCATGCCTTTGTCAAAACAGATGCTAAGCTACTAAAACGAATATTACAAAATTTCCTAACCAATGCCTTTCGCTATGGGGAAGGACGAGTTATCTTAGGTGCGCGACGCTTAAAAGACCATATCCGTATTGAAGTATGGGATCAAGGACAAGGAATACCTGAGGATAAGCAAAAAATTATTTTTGAAGAATTTAAACGTTTAGACAGCCATCAGACTCGTGCAGAAAAAGGGCTTGGTCTTGGGCTAGCAATCGCTGATGGATTTTGTAAATTATTAAATCATCCAATTGGCGTACGCTCATGGCTAGGAAAAGGTAGTGTCTTCAGCGTTACCGTCCCTATTAGCGCGCCGCCTGTGCCGTCCGTTAATAAAAACGCTGATACTCCAGCCCCATCTATGCCTGTGCCTAATACAACAGCAATCAATATATTGTGTGTTGATAATGAGGAATCTATTTTAATCGGGATGAAAACACTGCTATCTCGTTGGCAATGCAATGTTATGATAGCGAAAGATCAAAAAGAATGCGAAAACATACTTGCTACTGATTTTAAACCACAAATATTACTTATCGACTATCATCTTGATGCCGGCTATACAGGCACAGAACTTATAAGATGGCTACGTGACTACTTAAAGGCCCCTGAACTTCCAGCGATTATTATTAGTGCAGATAACACACCAGAAATAATAGAAAAACTACAACAAGATAAATTAGATTTTATTAAGAAACCCATTAAGCCGGCACAACTAAGAGCTCTTATTAGCCTGCATGTTAACCTAAAATAAAAAAGACATGCTAAACACATATCTTTTTTATAGCAAAATAGTTAATCCTTAATCTTTAGGAAAAGCTAACCGTCTTACATTCGCAATGTTTTCAACAATACGAATCACTTGTGAACTATAACCAAACTCATTGTCATACCATACATACAACACAGCATGATTATCAGTACAAATTGTTGCCGCAGCATCGACAATACCCGCATGGCGAGAGCCAACAAAGTCGCTTGAAACTACTTCTGTAGAATCAATAAAATCTATTTGTCTATTTAACTTAGAATGTAATGCCATATTCCTTAAATAGTCATTTAATGCTTCTCTGGTTGTTGTCTTACCAAGATTTAGATTAAGAATGGCTAAAGAAACGTTAGGGGTAGGTACACGTATAGCATTACCTGTTAATTTTCCTGCCAACTCAGGAAGGGCCTTAGCAGCTGCCGTTGCAGCCCCAGTTTCGGTAATAACCATATTAAGTGCAGCACTACGACCACGACGGCTTCCTTTATGGAAGTTATCAATTAAGTTTTGGTCATTTGTATAGGAATGTACAGTTTCTACGTGGCCATTTTCAATACCAAACTCATCATTAACGACCTTTAATACAGGAACGATGGCATTGGTTGTACAAGAAGCGGCTGAAATAATTTTATCATCTTTGGTAATTAAATTATCATTAACACCATAAACAATATTTTTTAACTTTCCTTTACCTGGGGCTGTTAAAATAACACGTGACACACCTGGGCATTTTAAATGTTGGCCTAAACCCTCTTCATCACGCCATTTACCGGTATTATCAATGACAATCGCATCATTAATACCATACTGAGTATAATCAACAGTGCTAGGGTCACTTGAATAAATAATTTGGATTAAACTACCATTGACAGAAAGTGTATTATTTTTTTCATCTACAATGACAGTGCCTTTAAAAGCTCCATGAACAGAATCTCTGCGTAATAAATTAGCACGTTTCTCTAAATCATCTTCAGAACCTTTACGAACAACAATAGCTCTTAATCTTAAGCCATCACCACTACCTGTTCTTTCAATCATAATACGCGCTAATAGGCGCCCAATACGACCAAAACCATAAAGAACTACATCAGCACCACAATCAGCAGGTTGATCTTCTTGCTTATCAATAATATCAACAAGTTCTTTTCTTAAAAAAGCATCAGGTGTTAAAGACTTTTCATCGCGATACTTAACGGCTAAACGTCCAAGATCAATAGAAGCAGATCCTAAGTTTAACTCAGACATAGCAACCAAAAGTGGATAGGTCTCTTTGACTGAAAGTTCAGCTTCACTTCCAAAACGGTATTGGGTTGAGGCATGAATTTGCAAAATAGAAACAACCGATTGGTTAATTAGGCTCACACCGTAAATAGAAGTAACGACGTGATTCTTACGATATAATTGACCAACTAGCGGGATCATGTTTTCGGCTAATGTTTCACGATCAGTCCACTCAGTAAGACATTTTTGTGATGTTTGTGACACTTACACACCTTCCATTCGTTAATTAGAGGATAAAGGACTGTTCTATTATGCCAAAAAAAAGGCTACTCCATCAATGAAAAGGAATAGCCTTGATGATTATAATTGGTTAAATGATCCAAATAATCCAAATAATGAAGAGTAAAAACAACCATTGTTCCAAATAATAACGGAAACGGTTTCTTTTCTTTAACTCTTTACCACGAGCACGTATTTTATAAAGATACCCAAAAGCTTTATTAATAGCGCCTGTTTTATCCCCTTCTTCATTAGGGGAGGCCGCAGCAGCCACAATATTTTTACCAACCCAATGATTAAACGCTGTAGCCCAACGATATTTCAATGGTCGATCCATATCACAGAAGAAAATAAGACGACGATGATCTGTCATATTTTCAGCATAATGAATATAGGTCTCATCAAAAATAACCCCCTCACCATCACGCCAAGAGTATTTTTCGCCATCAACATCAATAAAACAACGATCATCATTAGGCGTATCTAAACCTAAATGATAGCGTAAAGATCCAGAGTAAGGGTCACGATGAGTCACAAGCCTAGCCCCAGGGGGAAGCTCTGTAAACATAGCGGCTTTAACTGTAGGAATATCCCTTACGAGTGCTGTAGTATAAGGGCATAACTCCATTGCTGATGGGTGGCTATCGCCATACCACTTCAAGTAAAAACGCTTCCATCCTTTACGGAAAAAAGAATTAAATCCTGCATCATCTAACTTATCAGAGCCTTTCACTTTACCAGCTTCTAATAAACGCTCGCCTTCTTCCTTAATTTTTTCCCAGTTTTCTTCAAATACTTTCAGTTCTGGATAAATATCTGTCGAATAAAACGGTTGGCTAGGCAACTTTGACGTTAGATAAATAATAGAATTTAAGGGTGCTAAAAAGGTCGAGTGATCTTTTATTTGACGTGACCATTTATGACGAACACGCCCACGGAAATGCACAAACAACACACTCGCAATAAGCAATCCAATAATGATAATTTTCAATTATTCCACCTACCTATTGTATAAATTTATTGTGATAAGCTTTTTAATACAAATACTTTATTAAAGAAGCACTATAATAACAAGTTAATCTAGTCCTATAAATATGGCGCTAAAAAATAATAGGGATATATAGCCTCAAATCAAACTATACCTCTAACAAAAATGTCACAGGCCCATCATTGATAAGATCAATTTGCATATGCGCACCAAACTGCCCAGTTGCTACAATGTCATATTTCTGTTTAGCTTGGCCTAATAAATAATTAAACAACTGCTCACCTAACAAAGGATCTGCCGCACTTGAAAAACTAGGTCTTAAGCCACTTTTGGTATTAGCTACTAGCGTAAATTGTGATACCAATAATAAACCACCATGAATATCAAGTAGCGATTTATTCATCTTATCATTTTCATCAGAGAAGATTCGATAATTTAATAATTTGTGCAGTAATTTATCAGCTCTATCTGAAGTATCATCTGATTCCACACCGACTAGTGCCAATATACCCGTATTAATTTCACCTATAATAATTTTATCAACAGAAACACTTGCATGTGCGACTCGTTGTATTAATGCTTTCATATAATTTGCCTAAAATTGCGTTAATAACCGATGAGCTATGTTATAGGTGGCTCTAATCAATGCATCGGCGGTACCACGCTCGAAGGCGGAATGCCCTGACTCACCGATAATATTTAACTCACTATTTGGCCACAACTTGTGCAATTGCCAAGCATTATCTAATGGGCAGATAACATCATAACGCCCATGTACAATAACGCCAGGGATATGAGCAATTTTATCCATATCGTTTAGCAACTGATTAGGTTCTAAATGGGCATTATTCATAAAATAATGACATTCAATACGCGCCATTGCTAGTGCTTTTTTAGGTTCTAAAAAAGTATCTGATACTTTAGAGTTAGGCACAAGTGTTATTGTACGCCCTTCCCAACCAGACCAAGCCTTTGCCACCTCAAGCTGAATAGTTTCATCCGTACTTGTTAATCGTTTATAAAATGCTTGGACTAGATCATTGCGCTCATTGATAGGAATAGGAGCAATATAATCCTCCCAGAAATCTGGAAATAGACGACTAGCTCCCTCTTGGTAAAACCATTTAATCTCTGATGGGCGACACAAAAAAATCCCCCTCAAAATTAAACCCAATACTCGATTCGAATGCGCTTGTGCATAAGCTAAAGCCAATGTTGATCCCCAAGACCCACCAAAAACGACCCATTGGTCTATTAAGAGCTTTTGACGAATAACCTCAATATCAGAAACTAAATCCCATGTAGTATTATTTTCCAAACTAGCATAGGGAGTCGATTTCCCACAGCCGCGCTGATCAAATGTAATAATACGATAAATCGTTGGATCAAAAAAGCGTGCACTGTTTTCATCGCATCCCCCGCCTGGGCCCCCATGTAAAAACAATACTGGTAATCCTGTAGGCGAACCACTTTCCTCTACATGTAGAATATGTGGCTCAGCAACATTCATCTTATGCACAGCATAAGGCTTAATCTCTGGAAATAGTGCATGCATAATTTTATTTCATTCCATTAAGTTATTTTGCTAAAGACTTCTTAACAACGGTCACACCCTCTTCACCATTAACATCTTTAATACCCGCTAGCCATGTTTTTAATAAATCTGGATGTTTTTGTAAATACGCTTTAGCCGCTACTTTAGCTGGTACTTTATTTTCTAAAATATCCGCCATTAGTGCATTTTCCATATCCACTGTAAAGCGAATCTGGCTCACTAATTTAGCCTCAGCTGGACAACGTTTTTGGAAATCAGATGAAATCAGTGTAAATACTTTGGCACTACCATAGTTAGCACCGAATACTTCATCCCCCCCCTCTAAATACTTCATATCAATTTGACGATTCATAGGGTGAGGCTCCCAACCCAAAAACACAATGGGTTTTTTGGCTTTAACTGCACGCTGTACTTGACTAAGCATAGCCGCTTCGCTTGATTCTCTTAATTTAAAACCACCTAAATCAAAAAGATTTTCGGTTATCATTTTATCAATAAGCATATTGCCATCATTACCAGCCTCGACACCAAATATCTGCCCATTAAGCTCCTTTTTAAACTTAGCAATATCACTGAATGATTTAAGACCCGCATCATAAGCATAAGTAGGAACTGCAAGCGTGTACTTAGCACCCTCTAGATTTGCCTTTTCAGGCACAATGATTGTTTTATCAGCAATATAAGGTGCTGCTAACGTATCCATCGTTGGTGACCAATAACCTAAGAAAGCATCTATTTTTCCTCTTGAAACACTGGTAAAAGCGATAGGAACAGAAATAGTAGGAACACTTACATTAAGCCCTAAACCTTCAGCAACAACACTTACCATTGCTGTTGTTGCACTAATATCAGCCCAACCAGACTCTGCTAGCTTAATACTTTGACAACTCGTTGATAACTGCGATTCATCAGCAAACACAAATAGACTGGTTGTTAACCCTAATAATCCTGTACATAACATCGTTCTCAACTTGCGCACTTCTTATCTCCCAATATTACAATTCGTTGCTAGTCACATTACGCTATTTTATCTTGATAGCAAAATATTCTTTATTCATTTAAGATAGACTTAAGATAAATTATCAGATATTTTACTTCATTACCCTTAATAGATTGTGTTAATTTCTTATGAGCCATAACAATTATACATCTCGCCCTATCGTACTCTGTCTATCTGGTCATGACCCTAGTGGTGGAGCAGGAATCCAAGCAGACATAGAAGCAATACTTGCTCAAAATTGCCATGCAGCCCCAACTATCACAGCATTAACTGTACAAAATACAGTAGATGTTATCGATTTTAAAGTACTTGATAGAGAATGGGTATTAGCACAAGCCAATGCTGTATTAAAAGATATGTCCGTATCCGCCATTAAACTAGGTATGCTTGGCAATATGGAGATGGTTGATACTATTATTGAAATAGTTAAAGAAAACCCTAATCTACCTCTTGTTTGCGATCCTGTTTTACGTGCAGGTGGTGGTGGTGCTTTGGGAAAAGGGGATATTGCTTATGCTATACGAGAAAAACTGTTACCCCTTGCGACAATTGCCACTCCTAATCTTCCAGAAGCACGCATTCTAGCAGAGCTTCCAGAAGGCTCTGCCGATGAGTGTGCCGAAAAACTTTTATCGTATTGTAAACACCTACTCATTAAAGGTGGACATGAGTCAGACCCCATCATTTCTAATCGGCTATATAACCAACAAGGTGAGCGACACATTTTTACCTGCGAACGCTTACCGGGCAACTTCCATGGTTCAGGCTGTACACTCGCCAGTGCTTTATCAGGACGTCTCGCTCTTGGTGAAGAACTGGTCAGCGCTGTTGAAACAGCATTAAGTTATACATGGAGAACACTGAGAGATGCTGAGTCTCCAGGGCATGGCCAATACATTCCCCGTCGTCTACCATTAGACTTCTGCTCATGAAATTACATGGTCTTTATGGTATAACTGATACTGAATTATTAGCCAATGGCCGCCTATTACCTTATGTAGAGGCAGCCTTAAAAGGTGGTATGCAGGTTTTACAATACCGAGATAAAACACAAGACACAGCTCGTCGCTATGAAGA
Coding sequences within it:
- a CDS encoding glyceraldehyde-3-phosphate dehydrogenase is translated as MSQTSQKCLTEWTDRETLAENMIPLVGQLYRKNHVVTSIYGVSLINQSVVSILQIHASTQYRFGSEAELSVKETYPLLVAMSELNLGSASIDLGRLAVKYRDEKSLTPDAFLRKELVDIIDKQEDQPADCGADVVLYGFGRIGRLLARIMIERTGSGDGLRLRAIVVRKGSEDDLEKRANLLRRDSVHGAFKGTVIVDEKNNTLSVNGSLIQIIYSSDPSTVDYTQYGINDAIVIDNTGKWRDEEGLGQHLKCPGVSRVILTAPGKGKLKNIVYGVNDNLITKDDKIISAASCTTNAIVPVLKVVNDEFGIENGHVETVHSYTNDQNLIDNFHKGSRRGRSAALNMVITETGAATAAAKALPELAGKLTGNAIRVPTPNVSLAILNLNLGKTTTREALNDYLRNMALHSKLNRQIDFIDSTEVVSSDFVGSRHAGIVDAAATICTDNHAVLYVWYDNEFGYSSQVIRIVENIANVRRLAFPKD
- the dtd gene encoding D-aminoacyl-tRNA deacylase gives rise to the protein MKALIQRVAHASVSVDKIIIGEINTGILALVGVESDDTSDRADKLLHKLLNYRIFSDENDKMNKSLLDIHGGLLLVSQFTLVANTKSGLRPSFSSAADPLLGEQLFNYLLGQAKQKYDIVATGQFGAHMQIDLINDGPVTFLLEV
- the lpxO gene encoding lipid A hydroxylase LpxO; this translates as MKIIIIGLLIASVLFVHFRGRVRHKWSRQIKDHSTFLAPLNSIIYLTSKLPSQPFYSTDIYPELKVFEENWEKIKEEGERLLEAGKVKGSDKLDDAGFNSFFRKGWKRFYLKWYGDSHPSAMELCPYTTALVRDIPTVKAAMFTELPPGARLVTHRDPYSGSLRYHLGLDTPNDDRCFIDVDGEKYSWRDGEGVIFDETYIHYAENMTDHRRLIFFCDMDRPLKYRWATAFNHWVGKNIVAAAASPNEEGDKTGAINKAFGYLYKIRARGKELKKRNRFRYYLEQWLFLLFIIWIIWII
- a CDS encoding hybrid sensor histidine kinase/response regulator → MLWYSCIIVTALVIYTILLYGSTIYASLNNTNISSPFLRKLFYGLSFTAYSSGWIYLGALESADNEPWTYLPLFLGPFIVFIFFHRFFTKILVISHKENIPSIPIFLEKRYGNSKALAIVITLVCIIIFIPYIALQLRAVITLLSVTLEYDSDYSITAINYIVLAVTICLVFLIIIISGRQENLVQNKYKSLLFIASISAFLKVIAFIVIALLACYLFYKSFSSQNLAIDFYSMTKSIFFKNFNLAEFIFQTTISMMAGICIIYLFQTNIAKEQKVKDFYAARWIFLFYLLIIALSTIPIIIIGHLMIKDIGNEYWLIVLPIYEKSSILILITVLGGFAATAGTTIVCCFSLSRIINQTFFSNYSLSLSSPSFFQLQTFRWLSIITILMLAFVCHLCLSYQTTLSDIGWISFAGLIQLFPAMLGALYWRSANKQGVILGILLGISFWAATLLLPLLLKHDISQFPTNSILEWIAELLPFHLSYITFCTTLAFLINFTVFFTFSLLSKKRVVEYWQATKFINQNGYKQGSNAFVVTVEDLLLIAARFIGDKKTLTLFENFAREQEVPLVLNNKATPELIYYTEHLLAEKLGSSTARAMVGSAIEGKEMQMEDVLLIADEASEVLRFNRSLLQGALEHIDQGISVIDKSLQLVFWNQSYMDLFDYPEDFITAGKPVGDIIYYNATRGMCGSGTIDEIVIKRLKWLSLGSPHKSERVFPNGRVIEIIGNPMPSGGFVTSFTDITAYREAERKLQESNELLEQRVDARTKELSELNTALIKAKSHAEQANESKTRFLAAVSHDLMQPLNAARLFASSLSQEALPASANSLIDHLELSLSSAEELISDLLDISRLESGRIVPKNETVSLAILFDTINKEFSALIPEDISFKAHICHAFVKTDAKLLKRILQNFLTNAFRYGEGRVILGARRLKDHIRIEVWDQGQGIPEDKQKIIFEEFKRLDSHQTRAEKGLGLGLAIADGFCKLLNHPIGVRSWLGKGSVFSVTVPISAPPVPSVNKNADTPAPSMPVPNTTAINILCVDNEESILIGMKTLLSRWQCNVMIAKDQKECENILATDFKPQILLIDYHLDAGYTGTELIRWLRDYLKAPELPAIIISADNTPEIIEKLQQDKLDFIKKPIKPAQLRALISLHVNLK